In Gadus macrocephalus chromosome 4, ASM3116895v1, the following proteins share a genomic window:
- the LOC132456141 gene encoding probable ATP-dependent RNA helicase ddx42 isoform X3 — MFILRNANFNDSSNNNYANSSYSTFSSNYRLFCHRNAHFNDSSNNNYANSSYSILSSNYGIFCHGTGNFNDSSHNNYANSSYITLSSNYRLFCHRNANFNNSTGNNSANSSYITLSSNYRLSCHR; from the exons ATGTTCATTCTCAGAAACGCCAACTTCAatgacagcagcaacaacaactacgCAAACTCCAGCTACAGCACCTTCAGTTCTAACTACAGATTATTTTGTCACAG AAACGCCCACTTCAacgacagcagcaacaacaactacgCCAACTCCAGCTACAGCATCCTCAGTTCCAACTACGGAATATTTTGTCACGG AACCGGCAACTTCAACGACAGCAGCCACAACAACTACGCCAACTCCAGCTACATCACCCTCAGTTCCAACTACAGATTATtttgtcacag AAATGCCAACTTCAACAACAGCACCGGCAACAACTCTGCCAACTCCAGCTACATCACCCTCAGTTCCAACTACAGATTATCTTGTCACAGGTAA
- the LOC132456142 gene encoding mucin-2-like isoform X1 produces the protein MTAATTTMPTPATSPSVPTTHYFVTETSTPMTAATTTIPTPDAAPSIPNTDYLVTETPTPMISATKPTPTPVIAPSVPTTDYFVTGTVTPSSTKAPIKSTIISSVTPTITTDVSVPTLTEDVAPVTVTTGASSKAGSTMGSTQTSSSASTTSLMTTTNPPAAPSAPAPTFSVSVMLTHIYDQQLSNTNSQQFNELELIIVTMFNGIYRAEYGFLFIRVIVLGFRPAGVRRMANTETLLELVFNNTAPSESIPPAEEVANVLRNAPVDNSTDSLQFDATTIVVERVVTTTTTIAPTTAQPPTTTAQPPATTAQPPATTAQPPPNQTPTTATVALANVRIGFRSVRDTFTADLLNSSSAAFQDRATTITSALEPLFRRAFGSFTSLQVATFSQGSIITTMGAKFSSAPPSEQIARVLTDAAGTITAFDIETNSITVNGIVTGGVSSGMNKSSAFIISSMALLSWLLVSS, from the exons atgacagcagcaacaacaactatGCCAACTCCAGCTACCTCACCCTCAGTTCCAACTACACATTATTTTGTCACAG AAACGTCAACTCCAATGActgcagcaacaacaaccatCCCAACTCCTGATGCAGCTCCCTCAATTCCAAATACAGATTATCttgtcacag aaacgCCAACTCCAATGATATCAGCAACAAAACCTACGCCAACTCCAGTTATAGCACCCTCAGTTCCAACTACAGATTATTTTGTCACAG GCACTGTCACACCAAGCTCAACCAAGGCACCCATCAAAAGCACAATAATTTCTTCTGTTACACCAACCATCACAACAGACGTATCGGTTCCCACCCTAACTGAGGATGTTGCTCCTGTCACTGTCACAACTGGAGCATCTTCCAAAGCAGGCAGCACCATGGGTTCTACCCAAACATCTTCCAGTGCATCTACGACCAGTCTCATGACGACTACCAATCCTCCAGCCGCACCATCAGCTCCTGCTCCAACTTTTAGTGTGTCTGTTATGTTAACACACATTTATGACCAACAATTATCAAACACGAACAGTCAGCAGTTTAATGAACTGGAGTTGATCATTGTTACAATG TTTAATGGTATCTACAGGGCAGAATATGGATTCCTTTTCATCCGCGTTATTGTCCTTGGATTCAG ACCTGCCGGAGTTCGACGTATGGCCAACACTGAAACCCTTTTGGAGCTTGTGTTCAATAATACGGCCCCAAGTGAAAGTATTCCGCCAGCAGAGGAAGTTGCAAATGTCTTGAGAAACGCTCCAGTGGACAACTCCACTGATAGTCTCCAATTTGATGCAACCACTATTGTCGTCGAAA GAGTTGTAACCACTACCACAACGATTGCCCCAACAACTGCCCAACCACCGACAACAACTGCCCAACCACCGGCTACAACAGCCCAACCACCGGCTACAACTGCCCAACCACCGCCCAATCAAACCCCGACCACTGCTACAGTAGCGTTGGCTAATGTCCGCATTGGATTCCGTTCTGTCAGAGACACATTTACAGCAGACCTTTTGAATTCCTCATCAGCAGCCTTCCAAGATCGAGCCACAACCATCACATCTGCG CTCGAACCCTTGTTCAGAAGAGCTTTTGGTTCCTTCACTAGCTTGCAAGTGGCAACTTTCAG CCAAGGATCGATCATCACCACCATGGGCGCAAAGTTCAGTTCAGCTCCTCCTAGTGAACAGATAGCCAGAGTTCTGACCGATGCCGCAGGAACCATCACAGCTTTTGACATTGAAACCAACTCTATTACTGTTAATGGTATAG TGACGGGTGGAGTCTCAAGTGGAATGAACAAAAGCAGTGCCTTCATCATATCTTCGATGGCCCTTCTCTCATGGCTACTCGTGTCAAGCTGA
- the LOC132456142 gene encoding mucin-2-like isoform X2, which produces MISATKPTPTPVIAPSVPTTDYFVTGTVTPSSTKAPIKSTIISSVTPTITTDVSVPTLTEDVAPVTVTTGASSKAGSTMGSTQTSSSASTTSLMTTTNPPAAPSAPAPTFSVSVMLTHIYDQQLSNTNSQQFNELELIIVTMFNGIYRAEYGFLFIRVIVLGFRPAGVRRMANTETLLELVFNNTAPSESIPPAEEVANVLRNAPVDNSTDSLQFDATTIVVERVVTTTTTIAPTTAQPPTTTAQPPATTAQPPATTAQPPPNQTPTTATVALANVRIGFRSVRDTFTADLLNSSSAAFQDRATTITSALEPLFRRAFGSFTSLQVATFSQGSIITTMGAKFSSAPPSEQIARVLTDAAGTITAFDIETNSITVNGIVTGGVSSGMNKSSAFIISSMALLSWLLVSS; this is translated from the exons ATGATATCAGCAACAAAACCTACGCCAACTCCAGTTATAGCACCCTCAGTTCCAACTACAGATTATTTTGTCACAG GCACTGTCACACCAAGCTCAACCAAGGCACCCATCAAAAGCACAATAATTTCTTCTGTTACACCAACCATCACAACAGACGTATCGGTTCCCACCCTAACTGAGGATGTTGCTCCTGTCACTGTCACAACTGGAGCATCTTCCAAAGCAGGCAGCACCATGGGTTCTACCCAAACATCTTCCAGTGCATCTACGACCAGTCTCATGACGACTACCAATCCTCCAGCCGCACCATCAGCTCCTGCTCCAACTTTTAGTGTGTCTGTTATGTTAACACACATTTATGACCAACAATTATCAAACACGAACAGTCAGCAGTTTAATGAACTGGAGTTGATCATTGTTACAATG TTTAATGGTATCTACAGGGCAGAATATGGATTCCTTTTCATCCGCGTTATTGTCCTTGGATTCAG ACCTGCCGGAGTTCGACGTATGGCCAACACTGAAACCCTTTTGGAGCTTGTGTTCAATAATACGGCCCCAAGTGAAAGTATTCCGCCAGCAGAGGAAGTTGCAAATGTCTTGAGAAACGCTCCAGTGGACAACTCCACTGATAGTCTCCAATTTGATGCAACCACTATTGTCGTCGAAA GAGTTGTAACCACTACCACAACGATTGCCCCAACAACTGCCCAACCACCGACAACAACTGCCCAACCACCGGCTACAACAGCCCAACCACCGGCTACAACTGCCCAACCACCGCCCAATCAAACCCCGACCACTGCTACAGTAGCGTTGGCTAATGTCCGCATTGGATTCCGTTCTGTCAGAGACACATTTACAGCAGACCTTTTGAATTCCTCATCAGCAGCCTTCCAAGATCGAGCCACAACCATCACATCTGCG CTCGAACCCTTGTTCAGAAGAGCTTTTGGTTCCTTCACTAGCTTGCAAGTGGCAACTTTCAG CCAAGGATCGATCATCACCACCATGGGCGCAAAGTTCAGTTCAGCTCCTCCTAGTGAACAGATAGCCAGAGTTCTGACCGATGCCGCAGGAACCATCACAGCTTTTGACATTGAAACCAACTCTATTACTGTTAATGGTATAG TGACGGGTGGAGTCTCAAGTGGAATGAACAAAAGCAGTGCCTTCATCATATCTTCGATGGCCCTTCTCTCATGGCTACTCGTGTCAAGCTGA
- the LOC132456142 gene encoding uncharacterized protein LOC132456142 isoform X3, whose protein sequence is MGSTQTSSSASTTSLMTTTNPPAAPSAPAPTFSVSVMLTHIYDQQLSNTNSQQFNELELIIVTMFNGIYRAEYGFLFIRVIVLGFRPAGVRRMANTETLLELVFNNTAPSESIPPAEEVANVLRNAPVDNSTDSLQFDATTIVVERVVTTTTTIAPTTAQPPTTTAQPPATTAQPPATTAQPPPNQTPTTATVALANVRIGFRSVRDTFTADLLNSSSAAFQDRATTITSALEPLFRRAFGSFTSLQVATFSQGSIITTMGAKFSSAPPSEQIARVLTDAAGTITAFDIETNSITVNGIVTGGVSSGMNKSSAFIISSMALLSWLLVSS, encoded by the exons ATGGGTTCTACCCAAACATCTTCCAGTGCATCTACGACCAGTCTCATGACGACTACCAATCCTCCAGCCGCACCATCAGCTCCTGCTCCAACTTTTAGTGTGTCTGTTATGTTAACACACATTTATGACCAACAATTATCAAACACGAACAGTCAGCAGTTTAATGAACTGGAGTTGATCATTGTTACAATG TTTAATGGTATCTACAGGGCAGAATATGGATTCCTTTTCATCCGCGTTATTGTCCTTGGATTCAG ACCTGCCGGAGTTCGACGTATGGCCAACACTGAAACCCTTTTGGAGCTTGTGTTCAATAATACGGCCCCAAGTGAAAGTATTCCGCCAGCAGAGGAAGTTGCAAATGTCTTGAGAAACGCTCCAGTGGACAACTCCACTGATAGTCTCCAATTTGATGCAACCACTATTGTCGTCGAAA GAGTTGTAACCACTACCACAACGATTGCCCCAACAACTGCCCAACCACCGACAACAACTGCCCAACCACCGGCTACAACAGCCCAACCACCGGCTACAACTGCCCAACCACCGCCCAATCAAACCCCGACCACTGCTACAGTAGCGTTGGCTAATGTCCGCATTGGATTCCGTTCTGTCAGAGACACATTTACAGCAGACCTTTTGAATTCCTCATCAGCAGCCTTCCAAGATCGAGCCACAACCATCACATCTGCG CTCGAACCCTTGTTCAGAAGAGCTTTTGGTTCCTTCACTAGCTTGCAAGTGGCAACTTTCAG CCAAGGATCGATCATCACCACCATGGGCGCAAAGTTCAGTTCAGCTCCTCCTAGTGAACAGATAGCCAGAGTTCTGACCGATGCCGCAGGAACCATCACAGCTTTTGACATTGAAACCAACTCTATTACTGTTAATGGTATAG TGACGGGTGGAGTCTCAAGTGGAATGAACAAAAGCAGTGCCTTCATCATATCTTCGATGGCCCTTCTCTCATGGCTACTCGTGTCAAGCTGA